TTTCAGCATCGTCCCGGCAGCCGCAAGCTCTTCGCGTTTGGCTTCGTCCACCGCGGGGAAAGCGAGCTTGAGCCCGTCGAGAGCCTCTATGATGCCTGCCGCAACCACCAGGCGGCTGAACCATTTACTGTCGGCCGGCACCACGTACCATGGCGCGTATTCGGTTGCGGTGTGCCTTATCATATCCTCGTAGGCATCCATGTAACGGTCCCAGTGGCCGCGTTCCCGGACATCGTCCACTGAGAACTTCCAGTTCTTGTCCGGATTTTCGAGCCGCTCCAGAAATCGTTTCTTCTGCTCGTCCTGGGACACGTTGAGAAAAAATTTGCGGATGGCGATGCCGTTGCGGGTCAGGTAGCGCTCGTAGGCGTTGATGTCCTCGAAGCGTTCTTCCCAGATTTTTTTCGTTACCAGGGAGGGGGGGAGCTTCTGCTTCGCCAGCAATTCCCAATGGACTCTGACGACCAGCACCTCTTCATAGTAGGAGCGGTTGAAGATGCCGATTCTGCCCCGCTCGGGGAGGCATCTGCCGGTCCTCCAGAGAAAGTCGTGGTCAAGCTCCTCCGCCGATGGTGCCTTGAAGTTGAAAACCTGGCACCCTTGGGGGTTTACTCCTGACATTACATGCTTGATGGCGCTGTCTTTTCCCGCCGCGTCCATGGCCTGAAAAATGAGGAGAAGTCCCCATTTATCCTGGGCGTACAGTTTTTCCTGCATCTGCGCGAGAAGATCGACCCCCTCCTGGAGCAGGAGAGAAGCCTTGTCCTTGATCCCTTCCACGTGCTTGAGCCCCTGGGTGTCCTCCGGGGCGAAGTCCTTGAGCCGGAAGTTCTTGCCTTCTTCCACCCGGAAGTGCTTGGCGAATTTCCTGGATTTTTTAAGCAGGTCTTCCATGATGTGTCCCCCCGTTTGAGCTCAAGTGCCGGGCCGCCGATGCCGTTCGCTTCAATACTACCATGGGGGAAATTCCCTTCAACCCATGTGTGCTTACGAACCTCTGGACAGAAGAGCGGTGCCGGGGGTACTATTTCCAGTTATTGCGCATTTACCGAAGAAAGGAAGCATACCCGTGAAAATCACCCTTGTTGCCATTGTTTGCATGGCTTTCATTCTCCCGGCGGCAATCGAGTCATACGCCTCCGACGAGTTGCCACAACAGCCGCAGGCTCCCCTTTGCGACGAGACGCTCAGGCGTCAGGAAGAAGCATTGGAGGCTCTCAAGGCGGAACAGCTGCGGCTGGAACAAAAGATCCGGGATATGGAGTGCGCTCCGGTAATTTCAAGCAACGAGTTGCTGACGAAAAATCTTCAGCAAATCAAGGCGCTTGCCGTCAATACCCGTGCCCAGCGGCAGTCCATGGCTGACTTCAGGACGTTTGTCACCTGGATGAGTTCAAGCCTTGCCGGTTATGAAAAGTACATTTACGCCGGTTCCGTGGCGGCCGGTTTCGCCAAGGTCCTTCCCATCCCCTACGCCGGGCAGGCCTCGATGCTGACAAAGTTCGTCTCCCAGGGGGTTCTCTCCCTCAATGCCGCATCAGGCTCAATCGCTTCCTACCTGAAGACATCCGACAGGTTCCTGGCGCTTGTCGATGCCATTGACCCCGCACACCCCGATGCCGCAGGGGTTTCCGCCGCCGTCCGCTTTGCCGATGGCGAACTTCTGCGGGCCATGACCGATGTTCAAGCCAAGCTGCGGACTTCCGCCGACATATCCGCATCCACCCTTTCATTTCTGGAAACCCTCGATCACTACGTTGGAAGCAGCGATGAGTACTGGGCCAAGACCAAGGCATTCATAAGCCGTAACGATGCGTACAAGAAAGACAAGAGCTACCTTGCTTCGAGTATCGAGGGGCTCAAGAATCGGGCGGGAGTGTTCAACGGCAAGCTCCGGCTATTCGAGGATACTGCTCACAAGGATCTGCCTATTATCAAAAATCTTACTGCTTACGACGATCTTGCGCGGGATATCGAAGCCAGGGCAAAGCTGAAGCGCGAGGCAATGGCTGCGACAATGATGCCTTAGCGTTGTTTTTTTCGGCAGTCTGATATACTTAAATCACAGTACACGAGCTGATGGACTGAAGCCGCTTGATTTACCTGCCGGATTGCACTGCATGAAGGTAGAACCTGGAGTGCAATGCATGTAATAATGTCTTGTTTTATTGGCATATTTCCTGTATTGAATATATGGATAATTGATGGTGATGTTGATCCATTGTATCTATCATATCGCTACTAAGGAAGCGGCTGATGAAGCTTAAAAACAAGATGATCTTTGCCGTCTCGACCCTTGTTGTGGTCCTGACGGCATTCGTGTCGCTTTTCTCGCTCGGGTATTTCGAGCGGAAGCTGCACGAGACCATCTCCAGCCAGCAACTCTCTATCGTTTCCTATGTTGCCGATGAGATTGACCATGTGCTGCTCACCTCCCGCGAACTCCTCTTGGCCAGTGCCGATATTTTCCCCCTCGATACCCTTGATTCTCCGGATCGTGCCCGCGCTTTCCTCCGGACGCGAACCAGCCTGCACCGGCTTTTTAACAACCATCTGATGGTAGTGGGGACCGACGGGTTCCTGATTGCCGAGTCATACCCTTCGGCGGACGGCAGGCCGCGGGTGAATTTTACAGACGCCCCCTTTTTCCGCGAAACCCTGCGAACCGGAAAGCAGGTAATCTCGGACCTGACTTCCTGCTGCGCCGACTTTTCGCCTTCGCAGGTGATAATGACCGCCCCGGTTCGCGACAAGTCCGGAAAGATCCGTGCGGTCCTTATGGGAAGTTTCTCCCTTAAGCAGCCCAACCCCCTGACCCGTTTCAGCGGTCTGAAGATAGGCCGCGGCGGTAACATCAAGGTTATTTCCGGTCAGCGCGTGGTGCTCGTGCACCCGGACCCACGCGAGATTCTCCGCCCGGTTTCGACCCCTCTGAACGAACTTGTCGGCGATGCCCTTAAAGGGTTCGTCGGCACCAGGCGCACCGTTGACAGCAGAGGGAACCCCATGCTCACCAGTATCAAGAAGCTCGGGGTGAAGGACTGGGTCATCGCCGCCAGTTATCCGGAACGTGAGGCTTTCGCCCCGATCCGTACCGCCCGGTATCTCTTTTCAATGGTGGCTTTCTGCGGCGTGGCGGCAGCGCTTGTCATCGCATCCTTTTCGGTTCGTTATCTTACCGCTCCCCTGATGCGTTTTACCCGCCATATTACGGAACTCCCCAAGAAGCGTGGAACCGACCGGCTGGTCGATATCAAGACCGGTGATGAGATCGAAGAACTCTCATCGGCGTTCAACGCCATGGTGGCGGATCTGGATCGTCTCAATGCCGGGCTTGAGGGTCTGGTTGCCGAGCGGACTGCCCAGCTTGAGGAGGCGAATACCAGCCTCAGGGAGGAAGTGGCGCAACGTTCCCGCGCCCAGGAGGAAATCAGCTGGCTCAATGACGATCTGGAGCGGCAGAAGCTGGCCCTCCTTGCCGCAAACCGCGAACTTGAGTCATTCGGTTTCTCGGTCTCCCACGACCTCCGTGCGCCACTGCGGCATATCGCCGGCTTCAGCACGGTACTGGTGGAGGATTTCGGCGACAAACTCGATGCTACGGGCAAGGACTATCTCGACCGGATTATCGTTGCCTGCGGCCGGATGGACGAGCTAATCACCGATCTCCTCAATCTTTCCCGGCTTTCCCAGGGCGAAGTGCGCCGGGAGCGGGTCAATCTGTCCGCCATGGCAGCGGAAGTGGTCGCGGTCCTGCGAAAAGGCGATCCGGACCGGCAGGTGGATATCCAGCTCAAAGACGGCTTGTCGGCCATCTGCGATCCCCGGCTGGTGCGGATTATGCTGGAAAACCTCATCGGCAATGCCTGGAAATATACCGCCAGGAAAGAAAAAGGGGTTATCGAGTTCGGGTCGTTGGGCGAGGTGGGAGAAACCGTCTTCTTTGTGCGGGACAACGGTGCCGGTTTCGATATGGCACATCTGGACCGGCTCTTTGTGCCTTTTCAGCGGCTGCACCCTTCCGGTGATTTCGAGGGGACCGGCATCGGGCTTGCCACGGTGCAGCGGATTGTCTTAAGGCATGGAGGCCGTGTGTGGGCCGAGGGTGATCCGGGGATGGGCGCGACGTTTTTCTTTACCTTGTAGATTGCCGGCTTATGGCGCAGGCATGAAAAGGGCGGGATATTGTTTCCCGCCCTTTTCTGCTTTGCGCGCCCAGTTTTCAGCCGGCGGCCGCTTTGGTCCCGGTGTAATTTACAGTGTCAGCATGAAGGCCAGGAGGTCTTTCTTCTCATCTTCAGTGAGTTTTACGCCGGTAACCAGGTTGAAGAACTCGATGGTGTCGGCCAGCGTCAAAAGCCTGCCGTCATGCAGATAGGGTGGCGAATCCTTGATGCCGCGAAGCGGGAATGTCTTGATAGGGCCGTCGGCGCTTGCCAGCCTGCCGTTGATCATTTCTGGCCTGTAGAAGCGTTCCGTCCGCATATTGTGCATCAGGTTGTCGGTGTAGTAGGGGGCTGGATGGCACTCAGCACAACGCGCCTTGCCGAAGAATATATTCTGTCCCCGCATTTCGGCATCGCTTGCCTTGGCCGGATCCAGCTTGCCGAAAATCGTGAGCTTTGGCGCCGGGGGGAAGTCGAGCAGGTTCTGGAACTCTGCCATGAAGTGGACCTGGCTGCCGCGCTCGAGGATGTTTACCCCCTTCTTGGTGGCAATAACCGGGTCTCCGTCGAAGTAGGCGGCGCGCTGTTCGAATTCGGTGAAATCTTCGACGCTCTTCAGGGCCCGCTGCGAGCCGAACAGCCGCTGAATGTTGACTCCCCGCAGCGGCGGCGTGTCGAGGCGGTGACGCAGTTCCTGGGGCCTGATGTCCCCCACCAGGTGGGTGGAGGCGTTGGAGTGGCCGTTGGCGTGGCAGTCGAAGCAGGCAACGCCGAGACTCGGTTCGGCCGAGCGGCGATCATCGGTAGCATTGAACTGCTGCTGGGGGAAAGGGGTGACGAGCAGCCGCAAACCTTCCAGCTGCTTGGGGTTCAGAATGCCGTTGAACAGTGCGAAGAAGTTCTGGGTGGTCACCAGCTTCCCTTTGGAGACATCCCCGAGATCGGGCCGCGTAGTAAGGTAGATGGGTGGCGGAAATTCGGGGAGTAAATGATCGGGAATGTCGAAGTCGAGATCGAAGCGGGTCAGGTCGCGTCCGCTCTGCTTCTTGATCTCATCGATGTGAAACTTGGGGAAGACCATTCCCCCCTCGGGTTGGTTCGGATGGGGCAACGGCATGAATCCCTTGGGAAATAACCCCTTCTCGCTTATAGCTTCAGGCGTCATCCCTGCCAGCTGTTCCCATGTCGTCCCGGCGGGGAGCTTGACCCGCACGCCGTCCTGCACCGCCTTGCCCCTGGACATGGCAGTTCCCTGCATAGGCTTGTCGCTCAGGTCATAGCGCGCTTTCAGCAGGTCCATCTGGCGTTTCATCACTTCGCTTTTCTGCTTTTCCATCCCCTGTCTGACAGTCGAGAAAGAGTCGGTGGAGGCGACCGGAGCATAGCTTGTTTTGCCGGTGATTTGCTCGGCTGCGAAGGCGACTGTCGCGCCTGCCAGTGCTGCCGTTGCCGCCAGCAGCACGATGCTGCGAGTGTTGGGCCTTTTCCCATCCATGGTGAACTCTCCTTTCACTCTGATCACTGTACTGTCTGCATCGGTACTGTTGGAGATTATCATATGAAGGGGGGTTGTCAATCGGACTGGAGAGGCAGTTTTTTTGAGCATATGTCGATGGTGAAACGCAAAAACCCGCACCGGTCATGGTGCGGGTTTTTTACATGGAGTCAGTTTGGTCTCGGGCCGCTAATTGCCGAATTCCCGGACTTCCCTTGCAGAAACGGTACGCGCCTGAAGGCGGTTTTCGGCGCGAAATGCCATAAGCGATTCGATAAAGGCAAAGGTGAGGGTCATCATCCCGTAGGCGGTGGTAACCCCTGCCAGCTTTTCAAAAGAGGCCATCCCCGCAGTGCAGGTAATTATCGCAACTACGCCAATGGCTCCCATGGCGGAAATGCCGTGCCGCGCAATCCAGCGTTTCTGCTCTGCCACGAACTGGCGCAGCGACTCTTCGTCGTCTTCTCTGATGAACTCCCGGCACCGCTGCCAGTCGATCATCATTCTCGGTATGATGATGGCTGCCGCGGAAATGGTCAGAATGGCCATAATGGTGTCGAACATATGCATTTTGCCGGGCCCTCCCTGGTGGTCATGTAGGGTGGTTTCTCTTTGCTTGGGTAAGAGCAAAAGCACTGCCGTCAGCTTTAATGAGACAGTGAAATGACGATCAGGGGATAACCTGTTAAATATACAGATATGTTTATATGTGAAATATAAGAAAGTAGTAATTTGAAAGTGTTTTTGTTACCTTTTTTGCGCTTGGCGCTATTTCTTAATGATAGGAATAAAAACGCGTCTGTAGAAATAATA
The nucleotide sequence above comes from Geobacter benzoatilyticus. Encoded proteins:
- a CDS encoding polyphosphate kinase 2 family protein codes for the protein MEDLLKKSRKFAKHFRVEEGKNFRLKDFAPEDTQGLKHVEGIKDKASLLLQEGVDLLAQMQEKLYAQDKWGLLLIFQAMDAAGKDSAIKHVMSGVNPQGCQVFNFKAPSAEELDHDFLWRTGRCLPERGRIGIFNRSYYEEVLVVRVHWELLAKQKLPPSLVTKKIWEERFEDINAYERYLTRNGIAIRKFFLNVSQDEQKKRFLERLENPDKNWKFSVDDVRERGHWDRYMDAYEDMIRHTATEYAPWYVVPADSKWFSRLVVAAGIIEALDGLKLAFPAVDEAKREELAAAGTMLKNER
- a CDS encoding sensor histidine kinase, with the protein product MKLKNKMIFAVSTLVVVLTAFVSLFSLGYFERKLHETISSQQLSIVSYVADEIDHVLLTSRELLLASADIFPLDTLDSPDRARAFLRTRTSLHRLFNNHLMVVGTDGFLIAESYPSADGRPRVNFTDAPFFRETLRTGKQVISDLTSCCADFSPSQVIMTAPVRDKSGKIRAVLMGSFSLKQPNPLTRFSGLKIGRGGNIKVISGQRVVLVHPDPREILRPVSTPLNELVGDALKGFVGTRRTVDSRGNPMLTSIKKLGVKDWVIAASYPEREAFAPIRTARYLFSMVAFCGVAAALVIASFSVRYLTAPLMRFTRHITELPKKRGTDRLVDIKTGDEIEELSSAFNAMVADLDRLNAGLEGLVAERTAQLEEANTSLREEVAQRSRAQEEISWLNDDLERQKLALLAANRELESFGFSVSHDLRAPLRHIAGFSTVLVEDFGDKLDATGKDYLDRIIVACGRMDELITDLLNLSRLSQGEVRRERVNLSAMAAEVVAVLRKGDPDRQVDIQLKDGLSAICDPRLVRIMLENLIGNAWKYTARKEKGVIEFGSLGEVGETVFFVRDNGAGFDMAHLDRLFVPFQRLHPSGDFEGTGIGLATVQRIVLRHGGRVWAEGDPGMGATFFFTL
- a CDS encoding cytochrome B6, coding for MDGKRPNTRSIVLLAATAALAGATVAFAAEQITGKTSYAPVASTDSFSTVRQGMEKQKSEVMKRQMDLLKARYDLSDKPMQGTAMSRGKAVQDGVRVKLPAGTTWEQLAGMTPEAISEKGLFPKGFMPLPHPNQPEGGMVFPKFHIDEIKKQSGRDLTRFDLDFDIPDHLLPEFPPPIYLTTRPDLGDVSKGKLVTTQNFFALFNGILNPKQLEGLRLLVTPFPQQQFNATDDRRSAEPSLGVACFDCHANGHSNASTHLVGDIRPQELRHRLDTPPLRGVNIQRLFGSQRALKSVEDFTEFEQRAAYFDGDPVIATKKGVNILERGSQVHFMAEFQNLLDFPPAPKLTIFGKLDPAKASDAEMRGQNIFFGKARCAECHPAPYYTDNLMHNMRTERFYRPEMINGRLASADGPIKTFPLRGIKDSPPYLHDGRLLTLADTIEFFNLVTGVKLTEDEKKDLLAFMLTL